One stretch of Halapricum desulfuricans DNA includes these proteins:
- a CDS encoding Brp/Blh family beta-carotene 15,15'-dioxygenase, translated as MSEHAHRLTVPKLVPEVPGGTTLAVSRVALLALTVAFAVATVAGFEPSLRAQAIVYIFGMVALNLPHGGFEHFNNLRRRTVTFQVRYLGLYLTAIAGFIALLFVAPIAGLTLAIGVAVAKGGYGDLHVMEVTFGADHLQSEFQRTLAALVRGGAVMAVPIFFFPDTFHTFSAMMVDMFEPGGLAPVSQYFDLTRWLVGGGFGALVVAHLALGYVRASGTGSYVADAAETLLLVGYFAVVPVVIAVGLYFPLWYSARQVARTTAIDAEPTGSTTGEGVLAILDSDDTRLVALGAWGVLIAGSVATFGLAALLWALAPQPLGGAGLPVGLVAFWSIFISIIALPHVVVGSWYDRDRGIWYVP; from the coding sequence ATGTCCGAACACGCCCACCGACTGACGGTACCGAAACTCGTCCCCGAAGTCCCGGGCGGGACGACGCTGGCGGTCTCGCGCGTGGCACTGCTCGCACTGACGGTCGCGTTCGCCGTGGCGACGGTCGCCGGCTTCGAGCCGTCGCTTCGCGCGCAGGCGATCGTCTACATCTTCGGGATGGTCGCGCTGAACCTCCCTCACGGCGGGTTCGAGCACTTCAACAACCTCCGTCGGCGGACAGTCACCTTTCAGGTGCGCTATCTGGGACTGTACCTGACGGCCATCGCCGGGTTCATCGCGCTGTTGTTCGTGGCCCCGATCGCCGGACTGACGCTCGCGATCGGCGTCGCGGTCGCCAAGGGCGGCTACGGCGACCTGCACGTGATGGAGGTCACCTTCGGAGCCGACCACCTGCAAAGCGAGTTCCAGCGTACGCTGGCGGCGCTGGTCCGGGGCGGTGCAGTCATGGCCGTCCCGATATTCTTCTTCCCTGATACGTTTCACACGTTCAGCGCGATGATGGTCGACATGTTCGAACCCGGCGGGCTCGCGCCCGTGAGTCAGTACTTCGATCTGACCCGGTGGCTCGTCGGCGGCGGGTTCGGCGCGCTGGTCGTCGCTCACCTCGCGCTGGGATACGTCCGTGCCTCGGGAACCGGTTCGTACGTCGCCGACGCCGCGGAGACGCTGCTTCTGGTCGGCTACTTCGCGGTCGTGCCGGTCGTCATCGCCGTCGGGTTGTACTTCCCGCTGTGGTATTCCGCCCGACAGGTCGCGCGGACGACGGCCATCGACGCCGAACCGACGGGGTCGACGACCGGCGAGGGAGTGCTCGCGATCCTCGACAGCGACGACACCCGGCTGGTCGCGCTCGGGGCCTGGGGCGTGCTGATCGCCGGCAGCGTCGCTACCTTCGGGCTTGCGGCGCTGCTGTGGGCGCTCGCGCCCCAGCCGCTGGGCGGTGCGGGCCTTCCCGTCGGGCTGGTCGCGTTCTGGAGCATTTTCATTAGTATTATCGCGCTGCCACACGTCGTCGTCGGTTCGTGGTACGACCGCGATCGCGGGATCTGGTACGTGCCCTGA
- a CDS encoding phytoene desaturase family protein gives MFENTPLSGTDVTVLGGGFGGLSAAAYLADAGADVTVLEQNERLGGAANLIEGEGFRFDTGPSWYLMPDVFERFFDHFDRDPEDYYTIEPLDPHYRVFYTETDPQPEKGSPYADDLETQPDCDWVTTTPDVSQSREIFAAYEDGGGETFDEYLAEAEYSYEVGMEHFVYEDRSRLRDMIDLDVARSGRGLSLLGSMQDHVESYFDEPKLQQLLQYTLVFLGGSPHNTPALYNLMAHVDYNLGVYYPEGGIYSVVEGLADLGAELGVDYETGVGVTDIQHTTTGLALQTSEGRRRTETLVSNANPAHVERELLSPGSRDHDPEHWEEKTYAPSAIMFYLGVEGDVGPLAHHSLVFPPDWDPHFERIFDDPAWPDDPAYYLSVPSKTDDTVAPDGHHAVVILVPIAPGLDDDGETRERYREKVLTHLAEEVGVDLRDRIVFERSACVSDYRSQYNYPKGTALGLAHTLRQTGPLRPSHRASNVDGLYYVGSYTNPGIGVPMTLISGQHVAEAVVEDRAGSGSPLDRLRARI, from the coding sequence ATGTTCGAGAATACTCCACTCAGCGGGACGGACGTGACGGTACTGGGCGGTGGCTTCGGCGGGCTCTCGGCGGCCGCGTACCTCGCGGACGCGGGGGCGGACGTGACCGTCCTCGAGCAGAACGAGCGCCTCGGCGGTGCCGCGAACCTCATCGAGGGTGAGGGGTTCCGGTTCGATACCGGCCCCTCCTGGTATCTGATGCCCGACGTCTTCGAGCGGTTCTTCGATCACTTCGATCGCGACCCCGAGGACTACTACACGATCGAGCCGCTCGATCCGCACTACCGGGTGTTCTACACCGAGACCGACCCACAGCCCGAGAAGGGATCGCCGTACGCCGACGACCTCGAGACGCAGCCCGACTGCGACTGGGTGACGACGACGCCGGACGTCTCTCAGTCACGGGAGATCTTCGCGGCCTACGAGGACGGGGGTGGCGAGACCTTCGACGAGTACCTCGCGGAGGCCGAGTACTCCTACGAGGTCGGGATGGAGCACTTCGTCTACGAGGACCGATCGCGGCTGCGCGACATGATCGACCTCGACGTCGCAAGATCCGGCCGCGGGCTGTCGCTGCTGGGGTCGATGCAGGACCACGTCGAGAGCTACTTCGACGAGCCGAAACTCCAGCAGCTGCTGCAGTACACGCTCGTGTTCCTCGGCGGGTCGCCCCACAACACGCCGGCGCTGTACAACCTGATGGCCCACGTCGACTACAACCTCGGCGTCTACTACCCGGAGGGCGGGATCTACAGCGTCGTCGAGGGACTCGCAGATCTCGGTGCGGAACTCGGCGTCGACTACGAGACCGGCGTCGGAGTCACCGACATCCAGCACACGACGACCGGGCTGGCGCTACAGACTTCTGAGGGACGTCGCCGGACGGAGACGCTGGTCTCGAACGCCAACCCGGCCCACGTCGAGCGCGAGTTGCTCTCGCCGGGGAGCCGCGACCACGATCCCGAACACTGGGAGGAAAAGACCTACGCGCCCTCCGCGATCATGTTTTACCTCGGCGTCGAGGGCGACGTGGGGCCGCTGGCCCATCACTCGCTGGTGTTCCCGCCGGACTGGGACCCCCACTTCGAGCGGATCTTCGACGACCCGGCCTGGCCGGACGATCCCGCCTACTACCTGTCGGTCCCCTCGAAGACCGACGACACCGTCGCGCCAGACGGCCACCACGCGGTCGTGATCCTCGTCCCGATCGCGCCTGGGCTGGACGACGACGGCGAGACCCGCGAGCGCTACCGCGAGAAGGTCCTCACCCACCTCGCCGAGGAAGTGGGCGTGGACCTGCGCGACCGGATCGTCTTCGAGCGGTCGGCCTGCGTCTCCGACTATCGAAGCCAGTACAACTACCCGAAGGGGACGGCGCTCGGGCTCGCGCACACGCTGCGACAGACCGGGCCGCTGCGGCCGTCCCACCGGGCGTCGAACGTCGACGGCCTCTACTACGTCGGCAGCTACACCAACCCCGGAATCGGCGTCCCGATGACGCTGATCAGCGGCCAGCACGTCGCCGAGGCGGTCGTCGAGGACCGCGCCGGATCCGGGTCACCGCTGGATCGACTGAGGGCCCGGATTTAA
- a CDS encoding bacterio-opsin activator domain-containing protein — MTAASETRRLLRVGETPRSGPVDADSLERAIEGAVVVESDFPAALDRVTDGDVDGAVVDHRESGFDGIAFLRAVRQDRPSFPVVLVPATDDGSVARRAVEENVTAYVPASGDDTLELVAQKVKQHVGARSSERGRVRMPISDLTAEEEQRLKERAMDEAPVGMTIADATLPDEPLIYVNDAFERITGYSKQETVGVNCRFLQGPDTDIEKTHEIRDALDAGESVSVEMRNYHKDGSEFWNELKITPIRDDEGEITNFVAFQQDVTGRKEAELQLERERERLQRLLDRINGLIGDVTEIVVTADSTDDVYARSAERIEDDEAVSRAWIGEYDPGARVVRTRAGGDGEIDLTAGDAGPLAAAIDEQSLARLDDAPADPVGCRDEETGVVIPLTYRRTTYGVLAVYSRTQTFDEEETTVLQALGRSIGAAVNDLLSKQTVTTDTVIEIGVELHDATPLTRLARALGERAVHENTLIRHDGDLLLLFEVDGETDAVVDAAESIPEVIGVTVLADEDDPMIEVALERPAFVGTLSEFGAQITTVEFDANAVELRFGVATEQNGRAIVDELEDSYETVELIAYHESDQPAQTRQGFRAAVEDELTARQLTALQKAYVSGFFEWPRRSDGDQLAASMDVVPSTFYQHLRAAEKKLLTAFFEGDS; from the coding sequence ATGACTGCGGCGTCGGAGACGCGGCGGCTCTTGCGCGTGGGCGAGACTCCCCGATCGGGGCCGGTCGACGCGGACTCGCTTGAACGCGCCATCGAGGGTGCCGTCGTCGTCGAATCCGACTTCCCGGCGGCACTGGATCGCGTGACAGACGGGGACGTCGACGGAGCCGTCGTCGATCACCGCGAGAGCGGGTTCGACGGGATCGCCTTCCTGCGGGCGGTTCGGCAGGATCGCCCGTCTTTTCCGGTCGTGCTCGTCCCGGCGACAGACGACGGGAGCGTGGCCCGCCGCGCCGTCGAGGAGAACGTGACCGCCTACGTGCCCGCGAGCGGGGACGACACGCTCGAGCTCGTCGCACAAAAGGTCAAACAGCACGTCGGGGCGCGTTCGAGCGAGCGCGGCCGCGTGCGGATGCCGATCAGCGACCTGACCGCCGAGGAGGAACAGCGACTCAAGGAGCGGGCGATGGACGAGGCGCCGGTCGGGATGACGATCGCCGACGCGACGCTGCCGGACGAGCCGCTGATCTACGTCAACGACGCCTTCGAGCGGATCACGGGGTACAGCAAACAGGAGACGGTCGGCGTCAACTGCCGGTTTCTTCAGGGCCCGGACACCGATATCGAGAAGACACACGAGATCAGAGACGCGCTCGACGCGGGCGAGTCGGTCTCCGTCGAGATGCGCAACTATCACAAAGACGGCTCGGAGTTCTGGAACGAACTGAAGATCACGCCGATCCGCGACGACGAGGGGGAGATAACGAACTTCGTCGCCTTCCAGCAGGACGTCACCGGGCGCAAGGAGGCCGAACTCCAGCTCGAGCGCGAGCGCGAGCGCCTCCAGCGGTTGCTCGACCGGATCAACGGGCTGATCGGGGACGTCACCGAGATCGTCGTCACGGCTGACTCGACCGACGACGTCTACGCGCGTTCGGCCGAGCGTATCGAGGACGACGAGGCGGTCTCCCGGGCCTGGATCGGCGAGTACGATCCCGGTGCGCGCGTCGTTCGGACGCGGGCCGGCGGCGACGGCGAGATCGATCTGACGGCCGGCGACGCCGGGCCGCTGGCGGCCGCGATCGACGAGCAGTCGCTCGCGCGCCTCGACGACGCGCCTGCCGACCCAGTCGGCTGTCGGGACGAGGAGACAGGTGTCGTGATCCCGCTGACCTACCGGCGGACGACCTACGGGGTGCTTGCGGTCTACAGCCGCACACAGACCTTCGACGAGGAGGAGACGACCGTCCTGCAGGCGCTGGGTCGCTCGATCGGCGCGGCGGTCAACGACCTGCTGAGCAAGCAGACCGTGACGACCGACACGGTGATCGAGATCGGCGTCGAGTTACACGACGCGACGCCGCTGACCCGCCTCGCGAGAGCACTCGGCGAGCGGGCCGTCCACGAGAACACGCTGATCCGCCACGACGGCGACCTGCTGTTGCTGTTCGAGGTCGACGGGGAGACGGACGCGGTCGTCGACGCGGCCGAGTCGATCCCCGAAGTGATCGGCGTGACCGTCCTCGCCGACGAGGACGACCCGATGATCGAGGTGGCCCTCGAGCGGCCCGCGTTCGTCGGCACGCTCTCGGAGTTCGGCGCGCAGATCACGACCGTCGAGTTCGACGCCAACGCCGTCGAGTTGCGGTTCGGGGTCGCGACCGAACAGAACGGGCGAGCGATCGTTGACGAACTCGAGGACAGCTACGAGACCGTCGAGCTGATCGCCTACCACGAGTCCGACCAGCCCGCACAGACCAGGCAGGGGTTCCGCGCCGCCGTCGAGGACGAACTGACCGCCAGACAGCTGACGGCGCTTCAGAAGGCCTACGTCAGCGGCTTCTTCGAGTGGCCGCGCCGCAGCGACGGCGACC